One region of Bacteroidota bacterium genomic DNA includes:
- a CDS encoding CsgG/HfaB family protein has product MRINQIYFLTLSVFVTMLSFWFNTERNQDMAIHLSVAAQVQGDDPDETFNKAVKAYENADFSEAISLFSSVAENEAGDRVKRRDALHYLGRAYVARRNEQKAKEALSGMVKLEPPRIELDPDQESPPLMRLYYDVRKTENGDYGVKHDPGVTTLAVLDFTNNSIDDHDKLNPLQKGFSSLFINQLNGATSLKVIERERIQWLLSELDLQADENRVDQQTAVRAGKLLGAQSVLLGSYIKHGKKMVITARLVKVETGEIIMTEKVTGKAGDFFELADQLSLNVAQSINVDIEQHQLGARTDTRSLDAMISYSEGLDLLEQENYPAAYAKFLEALEFDPQYDRAGNKAKSIEPMLYVAGMASDG; this is encoded by the coding sequence ATGCGTATCAATCAAATCTATTTTCTGACCCTATCGGTCTTTGTTACCATGTTGTCTTTCTGGTTCAACACAGAAAGAAACCAGGACATGGCAATACATCTCTCTGTTGCCGCTCAGGTTCAGGGCGACGATCCTGACGAGACCTTCAATAAAGCGGTTAAGGCATATGAGAATGCCGATTTCTCAGAAGCTATTTCACTCTTTTCCTCTGTTGCCGAGAATGAAGCCGGCGACCGCGTGAAGCGGAGGGATGCATTGCATTACCTCGGCCGCGCCTACGTTGCCCGCAGAAACGAACAGAAAGCCAAAGAAGCGCTAAGCGGCATGGTCAAGCTGGAGCCGCCGCGCATTGAGTTAGATCCTGATCAGGAGTCACCGCCGCTTATGCGCCTCTACTACGACGTCCGGAAGACGGAAAACGGAGATTATGGCGTAAAGCACGATCCAGGTGTGACAACACTTGCTGTGCTCGACTTTACCAACAACAGTATCGATGACCACGATAAATTGAATCCGCTGCAAAAGGGATTTTCCTCGCTGTTCATCAACCAGTTGAATGGCGCGACGAGCCTGAAGGTTATCGAGCGCGAGCGGATCCAGTGGCTACTGTCTGAACTTGATTTACAGGCAGATGAAAACCGCGTTGATCAGCAGACAGCGGTACGTGCCGGCAAGTTACTTGGGGCACAATCTGTATTGCTGGGTTCATATATCAAACACGGCAAGAAAATGGTGATTACCGCGCGCCTGGTGAAGGTAGAGACGGGCGAAATCATCATGACAGAAAAGGTCACTGGTAAAGCCGGCGATTTCTTTGAGTTGGCTGATCAGCTGAGTCTCAATGTTGCCCAAAGTATCAATGTGGATATCGAGCAGCACCAGCTCGGCGCACGTACAGATACCCGCTCGTTAGATGCCATGATTTCATACTCCGAAGGTCTTGATTTGCTGGAACAGGAAAACTACCCTGCAGCGTACGCCAAATTCCTGGAAGCCCTCGAATTTGATCCGCAATATGACCGGGCAGG
- a CDS encoding CsgG/HfaB family protein — MHISITRKCQLLVGLFVLLPVTSLFAQSSLEDAVSAYHEAEFDRAITLFADVAGDESQNKGVRKEALQFLGRAYVAKRNENKARDVLKDLIELEPPIVELDPDVESPPLMKLYYDVRKQQTDSYEIERADPGLQTLAIVDFTNNSLDDRERFDPLEGGFASLMVHQLNGATGLKVIERERIQWLLQELDLQQEEGRVDQATAVRTGKLLGATSVLFGSFMKHRNELRINARLVKVETGEILMTEQVAGKDKDFFELAEELSLKVAQGINVKLQDTMIGKQSDTRSLDAMISYSEGLELLEQEDYQAAYLKFEEALEYDSNYSRARTKADSIKPLLLTNAG; from the coding sequence ATGCACATCTCGATAACACGTAAGTGCCAGCTGCTTGTTGGCCTTTTTGTACTGTTACCTGTGACAAGTTTGTTTGCGCAGTCTTCGCTTGAAGATGCTGTGAGCGCTTACCATGAAGCTGAATTTGACCGGGCCATCACCTTGTTTGCTGATGTCGCCGGCGACGAATCTCAAAACAAAGGGGTACGCAAAGAAGCACTCCAGTTCCTTGGCCGCGCGTATGTTGCCAAGCGCAATGAAAACAAGGCACGCGATGTACTCAAAGACCTTATCGAACTCGAGCCCCCTATTGTGGAGCTTGATCCTGATGTAGAGTCGCCGCCGCTCATGAAATTGTACTACGATGTGCGGAAGCAGCAAACAGATAGCTACGAAATCGAGCGCGCCGATCCTGGTTTGCAGACGCTGGCCATTGTAGACTTTACCAACAATTCCCTCGATGATCGGGAGCGTTTTGATCCGCTTGAAGGTGGATTTGCTTCGCTGATGGTGCATCAATTGAATGGCGCGACCGGATTGAAAGTGATCGAACGCGAACGCATCCAATGGTTGCTCCAGGAGCTCGACCTGCAGCAGGAGGAGGGCCGCGTGGATCAGGCAACTGCTGTTCGTACTGGCAAATTGCTGGGCGCGACGTCCGTACTGTTTGGCTCTTTCATGAAGCACCGGAACGAGCTTCGTATTAATGCCCGCCTCGTTAAAGTTGAGACGGGTGAAATCTTGATGACTGAGCAGGTGGCCGGCAAAGACAAAGACTTTTTCGAATTGGCGGAAGAACTCAGTTTGAAAGTGGCTCAGGGCATCAATGTTAAGCTACAGGATACCATGATTGGCAAGCAATCAGACACGCGTTCGCTGGATGCGATGATTTCGTATTCAGAGGGGCTTGAACTCCTGGAGCAGGAAGACTATCAGGCTGCGTACCTCAAGTTTGAAGAGGCACTTGAATATGATTCAAACTATAGCCGTGCGCGGACAAAAGCGGATAGCATCAAGCCATTGTTGCTAACCAACGCCGGCTAA
- a CDS encoding serine/threonine-protein kinase → MQQGDSSIGQVIDGYRILEVLGKGGMGIVYKAEDIALSRTVAIKMIAPDLVSNETFLRRFQSEARALARVESPFIVGVHALRKVEENFFIVMEYVDGWTLADEIEQGVIEFSRAHVVLKQMLQAFARAHSVGVIHRDIKPRNIMITKTGRVKVTDFGLAKLRQDDGKSTVTQGMAGTARYMSPEQVLGTTIDQRSDLYSLGMTMYEMLAGVLPFGVEEGTFTILKRIVEEDLPSPLEYNPNIPAKLVYIIQRAIAKDPEKRFQSAQQMLEAVEEAYATPQTATIATDQPAQIPVTPRTLQKTSKRNPMLIAGLIAGLVLLYPLYRMFTGGETGEPSLATQEPGATPTGTPPDNGTTLAALNISSIPVGATVFVGSDLAGVTSRDGLSLDLPAGNINLALQMDGYQRLDTMITVDAGAQQVLAFPLLRISQPIANAGTPSGGNPNQGNAGQTNPRPEVQPAATGRVTLKAEPAGRIFVNGERYTDSVSGVELPVGTHSVKFEDPASGASRETTVTVRAGQTTERICYFVHQLNIQLKWVGPDEPASPFANLFINGKADGTAPVGDYPLTPGEYTFSLKRRNHTLSEPQTLQIAPTFDIEETKHKLFFDISKAQ, encoded by the coding sequence ATGCAACAAGGTGATTCTTCCATCGGCCAGGTTATTGATGGCTACCGAATTCTCGAGGTACTCGGGAAAGGGGGAATGGGAATCGTATACAAGGCAGAAGATATCGCGTTGTCGCGTACAGTTGCCATTAAGATGATTGCCCCGGACCTGGTTTCTAACGAAACGTTCTTGCGCAGATTTCAATCTGAAGCGCGGGCGCTTGCGCGTGTGGAAAGTCCGTTTATTGTTGGTGTGCATGCTTTGCGAAAGGTGGAGGAGAATTTCTTTATCGTAATGGAGTATGTGGATGGATGGACGCTAGCTGATGAGATTGAACAAGGTGTCATAGAGTTTTCCCGCGCGCATGTGGTGTTGAAGCAGATGTTGCAGGCGTTTGCTCGCGCACATAGCGTGGGTGTCATTCACCGTGACATCAAGCCGCGCAACATAATGATTACCAAAACGGGCCGCGTCAAAGTGACCGATTTTGGGCTTGCCAAACTCCGGCAGGATGATGGGAAAAGCACGGTTACGCAGGGCATGGCCGGCACCGCGCGGTATATGTCGCCCGAACAAGTGCTGGGTACCACCATCGACCAGCGCAGCGATCTCTATTCGCTTGGCATGACCATGTATGAGATGCTGGCCGGTGTATTGCCGTTTGGGGTAGAAGAGGGGACGTTCACCATTCTGAAACGGATCGTGGAAGAAGACCTGCCCTCCCCGCTTGAGTACAATCCCAATATCCCCGCGAAGCTGGTGTATATCATCCAGCGTGCAATAGCCAAAGACCCTGAAAAACGATTCCAGTCGGCCCAGCAAATGCTGGAAGCCGTTGAAGAAGCGTACGCGACACCGCAAACCGCAACAATTGCAACCGATCAGCCGGCGCAAATTCCGGTAACACCGCGAACGCTGCAGAAAACGTCGAAACGCAACCCGATGCTGATTGCGGGCCTCATCGCAGGACTGGTGTTGCTCTATCCATTATACCGCATGTTTACCGGGGGAGAGACTGGGGAGCCGTCTTTGGCTACACAAGAGCCTGGCGCAACGCCAACAGGTACACCACCTGATAATGGCACTACGCTGGCTGCGCTGAATATTTCGAGTATCCCGGTGGGTGCGACTGTGTTTGTGGGGAGTGATTTGGCAGGTGTGACCTCGCGCGATGGCTTATCACTGGATCTTCCCGCTGGCAATATCAACCTGGCGTTGCAGATGGATGGATACCAGCGCCTGGACACCATGATTACTGTTGATGCCGGCGCGCAGCAGGTGTTGGCATTCCCATTGTTACGTATATCGCAGCCGATTGCTAACGCAGGCACACCTTCAGGGGGGAATCCTAATCAAGGCAATGCGGGGCAAACGAATCCGAGACCCGAAGTGCAGCCTGCTGCCACAGGACGCGTTACGCTTAAAGCAGAGCCGGCAGGGCGGATTTTTGTGAATGGGGAACGGTATACAGACAGTGTGTCGGGTGTTGAGCTGCCAGTAGGTACCCACAGCGTCAAGTTTGAAGATCCTGCTTCGGGGGCAAGCCGGGAGACAACCGTGACTGTCCGGGCTGGTCAAACCACTGAACGGATTTGCTATTTTGTACACCAACTTAATATTCAATTGAAATGGGTGGGGCCTGATGAGCCGGCATCACCTTTTGCTAATCTTTTTATCAATGGGAAAGCTGACGGGACTGCACCAGTTGGGGATTATCCATTGACCCCTGGAGAATACACGTTCTCACTAAAACGGCGTAATCACACGCTTTCTGAACCGCAAACGCTGCAAATCGCGCCGACTTTTGACATAGAAGAGACCAAACACAAACTCTTCTTTGACATCTCAAAAGCGCAGTAA